A genomic region of Danio aesculapii chromosome 21, fDanAes4.1, whole genome shotgun sequence contains the following coding sequences:
- the LOC130214336 gene encoding uncharacterized protein LOC130214336 isoform X2 — protein sequence MKTLKTERVEESCGDMHPEASVDHASTSGISVQYVNNQEEFSEGTFDSTVQLSVQCVENPRGLHGKIAYDEIFYPINLQPQAEPDTEDEGIIISIEDDQGE from the exons atgaaaacattaaag ACCGAGAGAGTAGAAGAAAGCTGTGGAGATATGCATCCTGAAGCCAGTGTTGATCATGCAAGCACATCTGGA ATTTCTGTCCAGTATGTGAACAACCAAGAAGAGTTTTCAGAAGGCACTTTTGATTCTACTGTACAG CTTTCAGTGCAGTGTGTGGAGAACCCGAGAGGCCTTCATGGGAAAATTGcatatgatgaaatattttatCCCATCAATCTCCAACCTCAGGCTGAGCCAGATACTGAAGATGAAGGCATTATAATCAGCATAGAAGATGACCAAGGAGAGTAG
- the LOC130214336 gene encoding uncharacterized protein LOC130214336 isoform X1, translating to MKLGLLNIRSLAPKALIINEIITDNNLNALCLTETWLKQNDYISLNEATPPGFLYKHEARQTGRGGGVASIFSDILNVNQRNGLMFGSFEVLALNVMLPDTMQKPMLSLALITIYRPPGPYVNFLKEFSDFISDLLVKTDKILIVGDFNIPIDDANDTLGLAFMDLLHSLGIKQNVIGPTHCLKHTLDLILSYGIEVINVDIIPQSDDITDHYLLLYKLCLPEISRSAPIYRRTIVPSTKDEFINNLPDLSLFRIAPASANYLDVGTSSMDAIFTSTLNTVAPIKLKKTRENKTTPWYNSHTRALKTATRALERKWKKTNLEVFRIAYKESMSSYRRALKSARAEHLRQLIENNHNNPRFLFNTISVINS from the coding sequence atgaagcttggtctcctaaacatcaggtcactagcacctaaagcacttatcataaatgaaataataacagataacaatcttaatgcactctgtctcactgaaacctggctgaaacaaaatgactatattagtttaaatgaagcaactcctccaggattcctatataaacatgaggctcgtcaaactggtcgtggtggtggcgttgcatcaatctttagtgatattcttaatgttaatcagagaaacggacttatgtttggctcctttgaagtattagcgcttaatgttatgcttccagacactatgcaaaaacctatgttatctctggctctaatcaccatatatagacccccaggaccctatgtcaattttctaaaagagttttctgattttatctctgacttactagttaaaactgataaaatactaattgtaggagactttaacatccccatagatgatgctaacgacacattagggctcgcgtttatggacttactacattcactagggataaagcaaaatgttattggtccaacccattgcctaaagcatacactagatctaatactgtcttatggaattgaggtcattaatgtagacattataccacaaagtgatgatattacagatcACTACCTcctactatataagctgtgtttacctgaaattagcagatccgctccgatatatcgtagaactattgttccatccaccaaagatgaatttataaataacttacctgatctttctctatttcgaatAGCACCCGCAAGCGCAAATTACCTTGATGTAggaaccagcagtatggatgccatctttactagcactctaaatactgtggcacccatcaaactaaaaaagactagagagaataaaactacaccatggtataatagtcatacccgcgctctcaaaacagcaacccgtgccctggaacgtaaatggaaaaaaactaatttagaagtctttagaattgcgtacaaagagagtatgtccagctataggagggctttaaaatctgccagggctgagcacctccgccaactgatagaaaataatcataacaatcctagattcttatttaacaccatttcAGTGATAAATTCATAG